The Aspergillus oryzae RIB40 DNA, chromosome 5 genome segment GTCACCAGAATCCAGAACGATACCGGTGGTACGACCGGAGGCATACAGTGACAGGACGGCCTGGATGGAGACGTAGAAGGCGGGGGCGTTGAAGGTCTCGAAGACAATCTGGGTCATCTTCTCACGGTTGGACTTAGGGTTGATAGGGGCTTCCGTCAGGAGAACCGGGTGCTCCTCGGGAGCAACACGGAGCTCGTTGTAGAATGTGTGATGCCAAATCTTCTCCATGTCATCCCAGTTTGTGACGACACCGTGCTCGATAGGATATCTGAGGGTGAGGATACCACGCTTGGACTGTGCCTCATCACCGACATAAGAGTCCTTCTGACCCATACCAATCATGATACTGATACATCGTCAGTGGCTATCGCTCTGGAGTAGCTAGCTGGGAGAATCGGAGGATATTTACCCATGATGACGGGGACGACCGACAATGGAGGCTAAGGTTCAGGTCAGTAAACTGAATTCATCATGATGTGGGGCCACGCGTCACAGCTGATCCATCCAAATGGTGCTTATTTACTGCGAGAACACAGCAAATGGCTATACCTAAAGACTTGGAGAGGGATGACGGGTGCGGGAGGGGTATGTATCAGGCTATTGCGGGGGGTTGACTTACGGAAGACAGCACGGGGGGCATCGTCACCGGCGAAACCGGCCTTGCACATACCCGAACTAAGGGCAATTTCGTCAGTATAGGGGCCAAGTCACGTTTACGGATTGTAGGCAAAGAGAATCCATCTCGTCATTGCGAATTCCAGGAAGTATAAGAGCTGGGAGCTGAGCCGGGAAAGAGATCATCGATCGGTGCGACCGGTGCCGGCAGCTGGTGTTTTCCTGCTCAGGATGGGATGGAAAACACGGGGGGGATTCCATCAACAAAACCATCaaaaaccaacaataacATACCCATTGTCAATGACGAGAGCAGCAACTTCCTCTGTACGAGTGAGATAAGATGATATCAGTAACGGTCGGACAAAGCGActgaagggggaggggaagagaacAGCAGCGAGCGAGCTAGACGCAAGGCGCTGAGGTGGCAGAAACCTTACCTTCCATGATGACTGAATAGGATTACTACGAGggggagaataaaaaaaaggaaacgagaagGGGAAGAACTATTAAAAAAAGGGTGGGAAAATAGggacgagaaagaggagagaatAAGGTGGTGATGAAGGTCAAGttgagtgagtgagtgagagagggagagagtaACAAGTGTGGTGGAAGTAAGTTGGTTGAGGtgtgggtggaggaggagagacgGAGCAGGATTACTGGTCGAGCGTATTTAGTAAGAAAAGCAGGTAGTCGcagaaaagggaagggggggggagaggagaggaaaaggagaggttGGCGGTAAAATTTAGGTATTAGGGGGGTAAAGGGAAGTGAGTGGCCTTAGAGACGGAGCATGCTAGGTGAGCGTATGTGGGTAAGCCTAAATTGGACTATACGGGACTACGCTGTTCTATGATTAGGCGGCAAATAGGGGTTTTTTTTGTGGTGCCGTTGGGCCCGACTGCTGTCACCGCCACACTGTATCAGTAATGGACCGTAATAGATTTCCGGTACGAACAACAGCGAGAGAGTTGGAACAGGTGCAATCCATTCCATACTGATTTTAtaaattcttcttttcttttttgactaaaagggaaaatagaTGCTGGTAGGGACGGTATatgatccttccattccttccactATCTTTATTCCACAATAGTTTCGTCCTCGAATTTCATAGATCGTCATCTCCAAAGGTAAAAACCGTTCGGGAAGAATACCAGCTGAGGTGTCCTTTTTGTCCCTTGAACACTGCTGGATGGCAAAACCACTTGCGCATCCTCGTGGGGCAGATCCTGTGGATGTTTACGACTGGTTCAGCCCATAGCGTCCCGGCGAACAGGGTCACAAAAGTAATCAGGGTCGGCAATCACCATAAGCTCTAGACATGATGACGATGTCGAATTCCAGGCTTCCAGATTCTTTACTCCATACGGGCACTCTGAACACTtgcccctcttttcttttacgtTCTTCTTGTGAATCACCTTTTGTCTAGGGTCCAGAAGTTTGTGGGGGGCTCTAAATGTCAGACTTATTGCTGATCTTCAACAAGGCTTTAAAAGGAGATAATTTAAACCCATTGAAGGTTTCATAGACGACGATACCAATGGCGGTCATACATATCCATGCGTTATCTTCCATTGCATGTGTGCGTACTGTGCTGCAATTCCTGCCTTACCGCCTTTTCATCCATTCAGATGAGATTCTCAAGAGCACCAATACCAGTGCCCAATTCCCGGGAGGAGTCGGTCGATCACTGTTGGATTATTTTCGTTATTACGGTCGTCATCCAGCAGCTACACAATGGACTGTCTGACAGTGTCCGCGGGGTTGACATTCCATCGCGGGGTAGTAGTAATGTGTGTATTGTGGTGCCACGAACATGCATTATGTAAGCAGGTGATCCGAtctatgtactgtactgtactgtattaGTAGTTATGTATAGTCTGGCAACGCAACTGTACATATACGAAGCTCCAGGACGCATTGCATGCCGGGGATTTCTAGATCCACTACAGGGCACTTTCCTCCGTATTCGTATTGTATGAGCGGATCTGCACGAtggcgaggaaggagaaTTATTATCTCAGGCCTACTAGTATATGATAACGATCAATCATAGCCACCGCCCGCGGATTAAGATCTAGATACTAATACTATAATACTTAGTTATGGAGGGGTAGATCCGGTACCTATCAGATTCCGGTTCCATCTCCGTATGAAGCAGAAGAGATAGCCCATTGTGGTCCATTTCTAAAGTAATCAATTCGAAATGCATTTCAGTTTGTTTTTGTTCGACATACAATGTTATATATCTACCTAAGGGTTTGTTGTGGTCGTACTGGGCAAGTGGCGGGGAAGATTCCTGAACCATCTGGACGCCGCATCGAGAACACCGCTAACTTGCCCCTCCGAATattcgttcttttctcgttcatTATTCATAAGACAAAAGAGACAGAACTTAACATAATTTAAACTGTTCCCGCTACAACTTTTTTCTATTTGGTTTGCTTATAACCCTCGTACGAATCATCCTCaatttaatttctttcttctttcccccaCAATTCAACCAAAGAAAAACCTGCCCAACATGGACGCAAACAtgaacaacctcctcaaatGGAGTATCCAAAACTCCACTACCCAACAATCCGACGCTCCCAATGCCTCCAATAATACTGCCGATTCCTCTGCGCGCGGTCTCACCCCAGAGATGCTCTCAGCTCTCTTCGGCGGTCCCTCCGACGCCGACCTAATGAAAGCCGCTATGGAAGCACTACACTccgatgaagttgacctTGAGAACAAACTGATCGCATTCGACAACTTCGAACAACTCATTGAGTCTATCGATAACGCAAACAACCTCGAGCCCCTCGGCCTGTGGACGCCGCTGGTTGAACTCCTTCAGCACGAGGAAGCAGAAATGAGACGCATGGCTGCCTGGTGTATCGGAACCGCTGTGCAGAATAACGAGAAGGCTCAGGATAAGCTCGTTGTCTTCAACGCTGTTCCTAAGCTGGTCACTATGTCGACTACGGATTCGAACCCCGCTACGCGGAAGAAGGCTGTGTTTGCCCTTTCGTCAGCCGTGCGCAATTACCAGCCCGCTATGGACGAACTGGTAAAGCACCTGCCTGAGGGATATTCCCAGGGGGAGAAGGTCGACGCCGGAGACATGGATGCTGTGGATGCCATTATGGATAGATTGCGGGCGCACCCTGTTCCTTCGTCTGCTTAGGGCTCATTCGTGCAAAGGGTTGTATGAATGTCCAATGCCCTGCTCTGGCGCGTTTTTATACTACTGGCGCGGCGAGGTTACTTGCACGTGCGATTGTATGGGCTCTCACTCAAGCCAGACGCTTTATCCACTGCGATTGCTGTCGCTCTCATTCGGTGACTGCCTGTCGAGGATCCTAACCTGaaatgacgacgacgaatGCCGCGTTGCCGTGATAGGCTCCCATCGATCTATCTCTGGGAATCATATTCCGCCTCTTCACTCCAAGGCTACGTTTTTATACGGGCTGGGATCATCTGTCATGTATTCGTAGCCAGACTTGGCTCAGGTTACGCATGGATGCGGGAAGACTGTGTGCTTCAATCGAGCCGCATATTACAAAGAGAAATATAAATAATACAACTCTTTACAGCTAGCTGAAGTCAATGTTACCGCTTTATGTAGCATTTAATTTGTTATACGTAAGCCGTTAACCACATGGCATATGCATATACAGAGTCAAAATATGTTGCTGCCTGAATGTATTCTGACACCCGTTTCTGCTCCATTATTTCACGGCATCGACGGCCCGGGACTCGTACTTATGCGGTCAACTTGAGTAGTAGACAcaaggaaatggaaaaaagaaaaagtgtAATTGAACTGTATAGGCATCCCACGAACATAATCAAACATAGGACTAGAGGGCTATGAATCGCGACTACGCCAGCCATtcaaaagaacaaatagGGAAAGACAGAGAAACAGCTAATCATGATATAATCCCAAAATGAGTACCCTACTCCATCAGTTATCACAACGCGAGGTTGTAGGTGTAATCATCTTCTATGTTCTGCGAAATCCAGAGAACAATCGTGCTGTCGAGCAAAGCAGTCAGTAATCCGTCCCGTAATAGCAGATACGAAGCACATACCTCAGCATGACGAGTCCATTTGCAACTACATTGGCGATTCCAAAGTATAGCGTTTGCAGTGGGTATTGTTTGATAAGGTATTTAAGGACCATGACCGTCTGGCGAAAGTGTTAGTTATCTTGGACCTTCACGACAGAGGGAGTATCTATTTCGCGCATAACAAGTTCATTCCGGGGACATCGGCAAAGGGATACTAACCACACTGCCTGCCAAACCGCCGGCCAAGAGCGCAAACCCAAGGAAAAGTACGAACCGCGCTTTCCACGCGACACCGCTTCCACTGTAACTCCAGCTATCTGCGTGCAGCCGTGACTTCTCAATCGAGTTGATAACAAGCATTCCGAGCGCGGAGC includes the following:
- a CDS encoding UPF0220 family protein (predicted membrane protein), whose protein sequence is MDVSNNRLFRFSKPEWLNNNSVRNAGVYTSGALFSLGFFFLVDAAAFSHSSRNGSNVHVKFVDWIPGICSALGMLVINSIEKSRLHADSWSYSGSGVAWKARFVLFLGFALLAGGLAGSVTVMVLKYLIKQYPLQTLYFGIANVVANGLVMLSTIVLWISQNIEDDYTYNLAL
- the fes1 gene encoding Hsp70 nucleotide exchange factor FES1 (armadillo/beta-catenin-like repeat-containing protein), whose product is MDANMNNLLKWSIQNSTTQQSDAPNASNNTADSSARGLTPEMLSALFGGPSDADLMKAAMEALHSDEVDLENKLIAFDNFEQLIESIDNANNLEPLGLWTPLVELLQHEEAEMRRMAAWCIGTAVQNNEKAQDKLVVFNAVPKLVTMSTTDSNPATRKKAVFALSSAVRNYQPAMDELVKHLPEGYSQGEKVDAGDMDAVDAIMDRLRAHPVPSSA